The Candidatus Lernaella stagnicola sequence CCACGACGCGGTCTTGTTCGCCGGAGAAAATATAGCGCTGCCCGCTGACGCGAAACACCGCCGGGCCCGCCGGCACGCGCACCATATCGCGGGGGCAACGAAAACGAGCGCGCGGCAAACGCTTGGGGGCGTCCGCCCAGCGAAAGCGGTTCTGGTCACCGATGGAAAAAGTGGGGTAACCAGGATGGTTTTCAGGTGGTCGCCCGGCCGCGTTATGCGCGGCCGTATGCGCGTTGATTAGTCGTCGGGAATCCCACAACGTGGCGTCCAACCGCCAATGATCGCCGCTACGCTGCCACTGGGTCGGGAACTCAAGGGCGTATGCGTAGCCGCCCAGCACGATCGACATGCGGACGGTAGCCAGGGCGCCCTCGCCATCGGCATCGACGGCGACCAGGTCGATCGAGCGCACCATGTCGCGGTAGGTTGTCGTCATGCCTTCGATCAGCCGGCGGTGAGGGTCGGGTTTGGACCCGCGCGCGGCAAACGCACTCTCCAAGCCTCGCAACCACCATTGGCGCTTGGCGTTTTCGGTCAGGTAGCCGCCGGCGGCGGTGAAGTCGTCGGCGACGATGGCGTCGCGCAAGTGCCGCAAGTCGCGGGCGATCTCACGCCGCGGCGAAGAGAAGAGGCCGCCGAGTAAAAGCAGCGCGCCCAGTACGAGGCCGCCGGTGAGGATTAGGCGATTTCGCATGTCACTGGCCTCGCAAGTTCCATTCGCCTTGGCAATAGATGCGGCGGTCGCGCTCGATGTTCGCCGTGGCGCCCGAATCGTGGTGGCCGATATCGACGGCGATGTCGCCCTTGCCGCAGTTGCGGGCCACGGCCTCGTCCCAAATCAAGCCGTCGCAAGCGGTGATGAAGCCGATCAACACATTGCGGCGCGGGATACGCGAGAGGTCGAAACCAAACCACAGGCGAAGTTGCAGCGCCACCGCATCCCACATGAAGCGTAACGCGGCCGGGCGTAAGAAATGCGGTACGAGACGCAGGCCGAATTTGAGAGCGGGCCACCAGCGCCGCCGTCCGCCGCGGGTGTCGCGACGGAAGTCTTCTAATTTGCGGTCGAGGCCGTCCTTTTTGATGATCTCGAAAATCGTGCGGTAGCCGCCTCGGCCGTCGCGCACCAGTAAGTAATGTTGATTGTAAAAGCACTTGCGCAAACGGGTGATGTAGAGCAACGCGAAATAGAGCTTTTGAAAAACGCGAATGTCGTCGCGGTTGATGCGGCCGCCGGTTTGCTCCTCGAGCAGGTCGATCAACTCGTCGGGCGCCAGCACTTGGTCCTGATCGCCGTCGCGCTGGCGACCGAGCATGCGGCAGCCGAGGAAAAAGATTTCGCGCACAAAGGAATGCCGCACGCCGTAATCGAACACTTCACCAAGGGCATGGTCATTGACGCCGCGACAAATCGTGCACTTGAGGTCGGTGGCCACGTCGAGCTTTTCCAGGTTGGCCAACCCCTTGCGCTTATTCTCCACCAGCGGCTGACCGCGAATGGCCGTGTAGATTTCGTCGGTGAAGCCGTCGAGACCGTAGTGGACTTCCGACAAGCCGGCCTCTTTGAGTACGCGCAAATATTCGTAGTCGGCGAGTTTGACGCCGTTGGTGTGCAACGAAGCGTAGTTGCCGCTTTCGGCAACGATGCGGATCATTTCCGGCAGGTCGTCGCGCACGGTGGGCTCGCAGCCCATCAGGTCGATCTTGTGTCGGCGGCGCGTGCGGACGAAATCGCGCAGTTGCTGCATCGGCAAATCGGGCAGGGCGCGATCATTGGCGCTGGCCAGGCAGATGGGACATTCGAGGTTGCAGCGGTCGGTGGTGCGCAGGATGAAATCGCGCTGCGGGAAGGATTCGTGCATCAGGTCGAAGTAGAAGCGGTGAAGGTCGGCCATGTAATCGGCGTGGCGCGAAAGCAAGGCTGAAACGAAGCCGTGATCGGGGCACGTTCGCTCGATGCGGAATTCGCCGTCGCGCACAACAATCTCGCCCGGCATCGGTTTGAGGCACGTGGGGCAGGTCGTGGTTGTATGTCGTAACACTTTCATTTTGGCGATCTTAACACAAACCGGGGCGACGCACAGGCATGTCTAATTGACGGGCGCGTTCGGTTCGGACGTGGGGTCCAAAGTGTCTTCGTCGTCCGGCGGTGGGATCTGACGCCGGTCGATCATGTAATTTGAACCGTCTTTTTGTTTGACCTTTTTTTTGATTTCGTTCGCCGCCGCGGAGAACTGGCCGAAATGGTCGTAGTCGTTGCGCGTGGAATCAATACCGGCGATGGAGAGGCTGATCAGCGGAAAACGCCGTGAATTACCCTGGCGATCGACAGATTCGATGTAACCGCGCATGCGGTCTTCATCGTCGTAGAAGGTCGCCGCCAGCATGTCGTAGTGGACGAGGACTTGCTGGAAAATCGGCTCGCACACCGCCGGATTGACGATCAACACGAAATCGTCGCCCCCGATGTGCCCAACGAAACCCTGGCTGTTGGGAAAGTTGCGCACGGTGTTAACCAATACACGTGCCGTCATGCGAATGACTTCATCGCCGCGGGAAAAACCGTAACGATCGTTGAAGGGTTTGAAATTGTCGATGTCCACGTGTGCGAAACAAAACGGCATGCGTTGATCGATACGATTCTGTAGCGTCTTAATAATCGTAAAATTGCCCGGTAGGCGAGACAAGGGATTGGCGTCCAGATACCGGCCAGACTTGTCCATCGCCAAGCGCACGCGCAGCCGCAGGTCTTCCAAATCAATCGGCAAGGCCGTGTAATCGTCGATGGGAATGTCGGTGAACGAGGTCTCCGGACGAAGCTGCGCCGGCTCGAAAAGGCACAACACGGCAAGATGGCCGAATACGGTGTCGTTCTTCAACGTGTTTAAAAACATTTTCCAGTTCTCGCCCTGGGCCGCCAGAATGATCAAATCGGGAGGATCGTTGTATATTTGGCTGAGCGCCATATTCGGCGAGGAAAAGAGGTAGCCGAAGTAATCTTCGGTTACCAACATCGCGACGATTTCTTGTCCGCGGTCTTCGTTTGGATCAACCACCAGAATTCGTTTGCGGACGCGTTCCATGGCAGGCCCCTTCCGCCGCTGCGGTCAACTATTCGCCCAGTGACTCCAGCTCCGGCTCGAGCTTCTCGACAATGGCGACAAGTTGCTCGCGGCTGATGGATACGCGTTCGGTGACGGCCGGATTGATTTTTTCGACGGGTGCGTTCGGTTCGGCACCCTGGCCCATGGCTTTGACCATGTTGTCGCCGATGAACACTACGGCGGTCGCCAACTCAGCGTAAGTGGCCAGTTCCGGCGTATGGTGGAAACTCATTGGCGCGGCAAGGCGCTGCGGTAGGTTCCATCGTTCGCACAACCAGAGCGCTACATCCGAGTGCGTAAACCCGATCATGGATTGCTCGGCAATGACGATGGGGCGACCTTTTTTCGATGCCGCCTGAATCACCGTCTGGTAGACCTCGGGTTCCATGATCATTAGGACGACCTTGCCGATATCGTGCAGCAACCCGGCCATGCCGATTTCTTCGGCGTTGGGAAGGTTCATTTGTTTACATATGATACCCGTGGCCTTGGAAACGGCCAGCGAGTGCTTCCATAACGGACGCCATTTGTCGGCCATGACGTCGAAGACGCTGGCCGATAGAATCAATCCCTTGACAACATCGTAGCCGAGCAACACCAAAGCGTGGGTTACCGTCGATATACGTCCCGGAAAGCCGTAAAAGGCGCTGTTGACCAGCTTGAGGATCTTCATTGCCAGCATCTGGTCTTTGCCGATGGTGTCGCCGATTTGACTCATCGAGATGCGAGGATCCGTGGCCATCTCGTTGAATTTGTCGAGAATGCCCGGAAAGGCCGGCAAGTTCTGAAGATTGTCCAGGCGGCTACGAAATGCTTTTTCATCGATGAGCATGCTATTTCACCCGCTGATCTACGCGTTCGAGAAGAAGCTCTTTCAAATCCTGCCAGAGGGTGGATTTGCCGGCCCGGGCAAAGCGAGCCTCGATCTTTTTCTTCATTTGCTCCGCTAGCGCCTTGTCAACGGGGTCGTCGGATTCGATCCAGACGACTTCGATTTCCATCTTTTCGAACCTGCGCAGCAAGCGCTCGGTCAATTCCGAGCCCACCGCGGCGAGAGTAACACCGGTTTCATTAACGACCGGCTGCGCCAGCACCATGCCGGCCCCAGCCTGGGTCAAGGGTATTTTCCGCAAAGCTGTTCCCCTTAACAAAGAAGCTCCGATTCGGTCGCGTGGGTGAGGGAAAAGCAATCGCTTTTCGCGACGAATCGCCGATGACAATACCGTTTCCCGGATCGATTTTCAAACCCATTCTTTCGATTTCGACCCACCAATGTAATACCGCACACCACGACCCTTTCCGATGAGATCGCTAGTATTTATTAAGCGAAGCGATATGTAGCACAAAGCCGCCGCGTTGAAAACTCGCGATTTGAACCGAAGCTAAAACACCGCGACCGGTAGAGCGGCAGTTACCACACACATCGCCGGTCCAAACGGTTTGACTCTCCGCCGCGAGCGGCGCTTCACGCGATAATACCGGCGATACCACCACACCCTTTCTTGACGATGAAAGACGAACGCGGGCCGGGATGCCGGCCGGAAACACCGCCCGGCTTGCTCGGTTTCCGACCTTCTGGTAGACAGAAGCGACATTTTTGCGGTCGGAGTGTATTCTTTGAACCCGCGGGCGAGGCCCCGGGTCGAAAAGGTTGCCGTAAAAACTGAAGGTTAGGGTCTGTATGGCACACCGCATTCTGGGAATCGACATTGGGCACACGGAAATCAAAGCCGTGCTGGCCGAAGTAACGTGGCGCGCCACGACCGTCTTGGGCGCGTACGTGGAGCGCGTTCCGTCTGCTGAAGAAGTTCAACATCGCCTGTTACCCACCGAACTTGAACCCGAGACCGAGCCCGCCACGGACGACGAAAGTGAAGGCGAAAATTCCGTACGCGACGGAGAAACCGACGCGCCGAGTGAACCGCCGCCACCGTGGGTGTACGCCGTCGGCGACATGCTCAAGAAACATCGGCTGGAGTTCAACGAAGTCCACGTAACCATGCCGGGCACCGCGGTGACGACGCGGATCATGACGCTGCCCTTTTCCAACCGGCGGCGCCTAGAGCAGGTTCTGCCCTTCGAATTGGAAAACCACGTCCCCTTCGACTTGGACGAAATGCACGTATCCTTCGAGGTTCTGGATAAGGACCCGCAGGGCGGTTTCCGCGTGCTGGTTGTGCTGACGCCCAACACGGAGTTGGCGCGGTATGTCGGCCACATCGCCGCGGCGGGGATTGATCCGAAAGTCATCGACGTGAGCCCCTACACCCTCTTCACCGCCGCCAAGTTGGCGTTGCCGGACGAAATGGGGGCGATCGCGCTCGTGGATTTGGGCGCCACGCACACCGACGTGGCCATTCTCAACGAAGGCGAACTTGTGGATTTGCGGTCGATTCCCATCGGCTCGCAACGATTCGATCACGAGTTGGCGCGGGCGATGAAGAAAGACCTGAGCGAAGCGGAAAAAACGAAAATCGAAAAAGCCGACCTCACTGCCGGCGGCAGCGGGAACGATGTCTTGCGCCGGGCGACGGGGTCCTTAATCAGCCGGTTGCGACAGACCCTACAGGGCGTGCGCACCGAAACCGGCGTTGAAGTCACCCGTATATATCTAACCGGTCGCGGATCGCTACTCTTGGGTTTGCCTCACTTTCTCGGCGAGCAACTCACGGTGGAAGTCGACCGGCTCAACGCGTTGGCGAGCGATTTGCCGGTTTCGATCGACGCGAAAGACCCGGCCGACCAGGGGCGTTACGCGGCCCCCTTGGCGCTGGTCAGTCGCGGCCTCGGCGAGTTGCGCGACATCAAGCTCAACCTGCGGCATGGCCCATTCGTGTATCAACGACAGCAACTCGCGCTGCAGTCGTCGATTCGCAGCATCGCGATCGTTGCCGGTATCGTGCTGGTGTTGTTGCTCTACAACGTTGTCGCAGGCCACTTACAGAAAAAGCGGCAACACGAAGCGTTGCAGCAGCAAGTCGTTGCGCTGTACCTCAAAGCGTTCCCGGGCAGCGTGCCGCCGGTGCGACCGCTCGAGCAGTTCAAGGGACAGATCAGCAAGACCGTGGCCAAGCACAAAACCGTCGGATTCCTGGGCGAAGATAATTTGCGCGCCATCGACATCCTCAAAGCCATGAGCGAGCACATTCCGCCCGGCGTGACGGTCGATATCAAGAAATTCGACTTGACGCCCGAGGCGATCAAGATTGAGGGAGAGGTGCCGTCCTTTCCCGATGTGGACCGCATCGAGGAATCGCTGAAGAAGTTCAGCGGATTCAAAAGCGTGAAGAAAGAAACCAGCAGCACGGTGTCGGAAAAAGTGAAATTCAAGTTCCACATCGGGCTCGTACAGAAAAAGGGCGGGAAAAGCAAAACGAAAAAGCCCGCCATGACCACGCCGGTGGTGACGCCATGAGTTTCAACCTGAACCTGGATGATCGGCAACGTAAGATCGCGCTTTTCGGCGGCGCGGGCGTGGCGGTGTTGTTGTTCGTGTGGATCGTTGTACTGCCCAAGTTCGGCGTCGGCGGCCTGGATTCAACAATCGACACGAAGGAAAGCGAGCTGCGCGAGATGGTGCGGCTCTATCAGAATTTCGAGCAGATCAAAAGCGACGTGACGCTCATCGAAAAGAAGATCGCCCGCAATGAGAGTATGTCGCTGCTTTCGGAATTGTCGGCCATCGCCGACAAAGTGGGCATCACCCAGGGCATCGACTCGATGGTCTCGAAGCAGAGACCGAAAAACGATTTCTACAAAGAAGAAGCGGTCGAGATACGGTTGCAGAAAATCAACTTGGAAGAGTTGGGCCGTCTCTTGTACGAGATCGAACATTCCACCCAATTGCTACGGGTTCGAAAACTGCACGTCGAAAGCCGCTTTGACGACAACAGCTTGCTTAACGTGACTGTCGAGGTCTCGACCTTCAAGGAGCGCGAGGAAGAGTAACTCTTTCAGCGCCACCTCGAACGCCCGCTAAAACTGAAAACCGAATTGGGCGTAAACCCCTTTGTTCCGCGGCGTGATATAAAGAATCGGCTCGACGCCGTATTTCTCCTGCAAGTATTTCTTGTACCGTTTTTCCGCGCCGCTGGGCCAACCTGTGAAATACACGCCCGGGGCGATCAACCCCGCGCCGATCACCAGGCCGCCCGCCATGATGTAATCGCCGGTCTCATCGTTGTACAGACCGATGGCCCCTTGAAAAATGCCCGCCGCCAAACCACCGCCGAAAAGAACGGCGCCCGGAATGAACAACGCCAGCCCCAGCGTCTTGCGGCGCTTTTTCGCTGCGGCCGCCTGGTTGTACAGGCGCAGCATCTCCAAATCGTTTTCCATCTGGTTCCGGACACCTTCTGGGTAGTGCCACATGATCGGGCCCTGTCGCTTCGCCATTTGGGTCACGCCGACGTGGGCGTCGGTATCCGGAGAGTCAGCCGCCAGAACGCGAGGCGCGACCGGCGCGACCAACCAGCAAACAACGAGCAACAACGAGACAGTCCGACGCATCAACAGGCCTCCGATCGGCTTATCGACCGAGCCCTTCGCCCGGCCGAATGGTTTCGTTCCACTTTGCATAAATCAATTCGGACATCAAACGGTGCCCCGCGACGCCCATGTGCATGCCATCGGCTAAATATAACGTCGCCCCGTGCGGATACGCAGCCACGGCGGGGTACGTGTCGACAACGACCACGCCGAATCGCTCCGCGGCGCGCCGGAGGCCGTCCAAACGACGGGCGAATTCCTCAGCCTGCAACTCCGGCCAGATTTTTGCGTGAAAGCCGAAAATGCCCGCGTGAATCGGGTGGCACGTGAACACCATCGTCGGCACGTCAGCCTCCTGCAACGCGGCAAACATCTCGGTGAGGGCGGCGAGAAAATCAGCCTCATCGACCATCACCCGCGGTCGGTTTTGCGCGTCGACATGAAAA is a genomic window containing:
- a CDS encoding formylglycine-generating enzyme family protein, with translation MRNRLILTGGLVLGALLLLGGLFSSPRREIARDLRHLRDAIVADDFTAAGGYLTENAKRQWWLRGLESAFAARGSKPDPHRRLIEGMTTTYRDMVRSIDLVAVDADGEGALATVRMSIVLGGYAYALEFPTQWQRSGDHWRLDATLWDSRRLINAHTAAHNAAGRPPENHPGYPTFSIGDQNRFRWADAPKRLPRARFRCPRDMVRVPAGPAVFRVSGQRYIFSGEQDRVVEVGDFCIDRYEGSRPEATATSPDGGHDKAATSRAGVVPWTLVRWSQAKAACERVGKRLCTGAEWQKAAGGPAGLLYPNGWEFDSGVCNTFTREIGARPLAPTGRFPKCKSPYGAYDMTGNVSEWTDELWQDGWPDRALRGGSFNVNPINGQALLPFFGWRFIGYGESVASLHHHPPDDAHADDGFRCCLTP
- a CDS encoding radical SAM protein, translated to MKVLRHTTTTCPTCLKPMPGEIVVRDGEFRIERTCPDHGFVSALLSRHADYMADLHRFYFDLMHESFPQRDFILRTTDRCNLECPICLASANDRALPDLPMQQLRDFVRTRRRHKIDLMGCEPTVRDDLPEMIRIVAESGNYASLHTNGVKLADYEYLRVLKEAGLSEVHYGLDGFTDEIYTAIRGQPLVENKRKGLANLEKLDVATDLKCTICRGVNDHALGEVFDYGVRHSFVREIFFLGCRMLGRQRDGDQDQVLAPDELIDLLEEQTGGRINRDDIRVFQKLYFALLYITRLRKCFYNQHYLLVRDGRGGYRTIFEIIKKDGLDRKLEDFRRDTRGGRRRWWPALKFGLRLVPHFLRPAALRFMWDAVALQLRLWFGFDLSRIPRRNVLIGFITACDGLIWDEAVARNCGKGDIAVDIGHHDSGATANIERDRRIYCQGEWNLRGQ
- a CDS encoding diguanylate cyclase translates to MERVRKRILVVDPNEDRGQEIVAMLVTEDYFGYLFSSPNMALSQIYNDPPDLIILAAQGENWKMFLNTLKNDTVFGHLAVLCLFEPAQLRPETSFTDIPIDDYTALPIDLEDLRLRVRLAMDKSGRYLDANPLSRLPGNFTIIKTLQNRIDQRMPFCFAHVDIDNFKPFNDRYGFSRGDEVIRMTARVLVNTVRNFPNSQGFVGHIGGDDFVLIVNPAVCEPIFQQVLVHYDMLAATFYDDEDRMRGYIESVDRQGNSRRFPLISLSIAGIDSTRNDYDHFGQFSAAANEIKKKVKQKDGSNYMIDRRQIPPPDDEDTLDPTSEPNAPVN
- a CDS encoding HDOD domain-containing protein; this translates as MLIDEKAFRSRLDNLQNLPAFPGILDKFNEMATDPRISMSQIGDTIGKDQMLAMKILKLVNSAFYGFPGRISTVTHALVLLGYDVVKGLILSASVFDVMADKWRPLWKHSLAVSKATGIICKQMNLPNAEEIGMAGLLHDIGKVVLMIMEPEVYQTVIQAASKKGRPIVIAEQSMIGFTHSDVALWLCERWNLPQRLAAPMSFHHTPELATYAELATAVVFIGDNMVKAMGQGAEPNAPVEKINPAVTERVSISREQLVAIVEKLEPELESLGE
- the gspL gene encoding type II secretion system protein GspL, which translates into the protein MAHRILGIDIGHTEIKAVLAEVTWRATTVLGAYVERVPSAEEVQHRLLPTELEPETEPATDDESEGENSVRDGETDAPSEPPPPWVYAVGDMLKKHRLEFNEVHVTMPGTAVTTRIMTLPFSNRRRLEQVLPFELENHVPFDLDEMHVSFEVLDKDPQGGFRVLVVLTPNTELARYVGHIAAAGIDPKVIDVSPYTLFTAAKLALPDEMGAIALVDLGATHTDVAILNEGELVDLRSIPIGSQRFDHELARAMKKDLSEAEKTKIEKADLTAGGSGNDVLRRATGSLISRLRQTLQGVRTETGVEVTRIYLTGRGSLLLGLPHFLGEQLTVEVDRLNALASDLPVSIDAKDPADQGRYAAPLALVSRGLGELRDIKLNLRHGPFVYQRQQLALQSSIRSIAIVAGIVLVLLLYNVVAGHLQKKRQHEALQQQVVALYLKAFPGSVPPVRPLEQFKGQISKTVAKHKTVGFLGEDNLRAIDILKAMSEHIPPGVTVDIKKFDLTPEAIKIEGEVPSFPDVDRIEESLKKFSGFKSVKKETSSTVSEKVKFKFHIGLVQKKGGKSKTKKPAMTTPVVTP